The Fischerella sp. PCC 9605 genome contains a region encoding:
- a CDS encoding WGxxGxxG family protein, producing MKYSRLSQIIGAGILTLSMIVAPLTLPASAQVEIEREGIYEDNDFDWGWLGLIGLFGLAGLAGRKRQQTTAYRDPNRPGYGE from the coding sequence ATGAAATACTCAAGATTGTCTCAAATTATTGGCGCTGGCATTCTCACATTAAGTATGATAGTTGCGCCCTTAACTCTGCCCGCTTCCGCTCAAGTTGAAATTGAGCGTGAAGGAATTTATGAAGATAACGATTTTGATTGGGGCTGGTTAGGATTGATTGGTCTATTTGGGCTGGCTGGTTTAGCTGGCAGGAAACGCCAACAAACCACTGCTTATCGAGATCCGAATCGCCCTGGCTATGGAGAATAA